The proteins below are encoded in one region of Candidatus Bathyarchaeota archaeon A05DMB-5:
- a CDS encoding archease: MRAKKRFEFLEHTADAYIAAYGKDLAEAFENAALALFEVMTDVEKVNPQIEDYVEVSAEDEYALLYSWLEALLIKFETNGILYSKFKILELDKTPSGFQLKAKIWGEKYNPQKHPQKVGVKAVTYHRMKIIKTPNKTTLRFILDI; encoded by the coding sequence ATGCGGGCTAAGAAACGCTTCGAGTTTTTGGAACACACGGCAGACGCTTACATTGCTGCTTACGGAAAAGACTTGGCAGAAGCTTTTGAAAACGCCGCACTTGCACTGTTTGAAGTTATGACAGATGTTGAAAAAGTCAATCCGCAGATTGAAGATTACGTTGAAGTTTCAGCAGAAGACGAGTATGCACTTCTTTACAGTTGGCTTGAAGCTTTGCTTATAAAATTTGAAACAAACGGAATTCTCTATTCAAAATTCAAAATTTTAGAACTCGATAAAACCCCAAGCGGTTTCCAATTAAAAGCAAAAATCTGGGGAGAAAAATACAATCCACAAAAACATCCACAAAAAGTCGGCGTCAAAGCCGTCACATACCACCGCATGAAAATCATCAAAACACCAAACAAAACCACGTTACGATTCATCCTTGATATATAA
- a CDS encoding F420-dependent methylenetetrahydromethanopterin dehydrogenase: MEKVKIGVVKCGNIGTAPLLELLLDELADREDISVRSVTTGSKMVAEDVAEVLPKIFDFNPTFVIFISPNPAVQGPTKAREILLEKRISSIFISDAPGKRLKEEFEKHGFGYIIVMGDPLIGARKEFLDPTEMAIFNSNIIKVLAITGVYKMVYQEIDRLIHGYKAGATPELPCLIIDTENIRDHSDFRNPYAKAKAMAAYELTKKIAEVNTRACFAEKEKEKYIPLVACAHEIAQAAADLAEEAREIEKYSDTLVRRPHAKDGKPKIKDKLLLPPSFDEEIFQKWLKGFRLSAENVT; this comes from the coding sequence TTGGAAAAAGTCAAAATAGGTGTTGTTAAGTGCGGCAACATCGGCACTGCTCCCTTGCTTGAGCTTCTTCTGGACGAACTTGCTGATAGAGAAGACATCAGTGTGCGTAGTGTAACGACAGGCTCGAAGATGGTTGCTGAGGATGTGGCTGAAGTGTTGCCGAAAATTTTTGATTTCAACCCCACCTTTGTAATATTTATATCACCAAACCCCGCCGTTCAAGGACCCACAAAAGCCAGAGAAATACTTTTAGAAAAAAGAATCTCAAGTATTTTCATATCAGATGCGCCGGGAAAACGCCTTAAAGAAGAATTTGAAAAGCATGGTTTTGGCTATATTATTGTTATGGGCGACCCACTCATTGGGGCGCGAAAGGAGTTTTTGGACCCTACTGAAATGGCAATTTTCAATTCTAACATCATTAAAGTTCTTGCGATTACTGGCGTTTACAAGATGGTATATCAAGAGATTGATAGGCTTATACATGGCTACAAGGCTGGAGCAACTCCGGAACTTCCATGTTTAATAATAGACACCGAAAATATCAGAGATCACTCAGACTTTAGAAATCCCTATGCGAAAGCAAAAGCTATGGCGGCTTATGAGTTAACTAAAAAAATAGCTGAAGTTAACACGCGGGCTTGCTTTGCAGAAAAGGAGAAAGAAAAGTATATCCCACTCGTTGCTTGCGCTCACGAAATTGCTCAAGCAGCAGCCGACTTGGCTGAAGAAGCAAGAGAAATTGAAAAATACTCTGACACGTTAGTTAGACGGCCGCACGCTAAAGATGGAAAACCAAAAATAAAGGATAAATTGTTGTTGCCGCCTTCTTTTGATGAGGAAATTTTTCAGAAATGGCTTAAAGGTTTTAGGTTATCAGCAGAAAACGTAACCTAA
- a CDS encoding phosphate uptake regulator PhoU translates to MEQRKIMSLGRSSLVVSLPKHWTQLNELKQGDVVSIAINRDRSLVVFPGAKKERETGKITLHVEPDEKDIFVIRSIIACYLNGYSTIKLVSTKFFTVAQQKAIRGIVQMLYMRIMEADTKEMQIATLIDESKASIQAGITRMYKISSSMCRDAFTALKNQDAALAKSVFTLDDEVDHFSFFLLRLLRRAAVDSTLANQLDLEPIDCLDYQTLVHRIEQVADQAANIAKHLIMLEGRRKKVSEQLLEKMYAAGCDALVSYDKAVNALLTNDVKCSDEIIESQAKIEKLDQDIAALAFSKEKSTEVICACCSLRDSIRRIAEFAADIAEITINRSYKPSF, encoded by the coding sequence ATGGAACAAAGAAAAATCATGTCCCTCGGACGCTCTTCACTTGTGGTTTCTCTACCAAAACACTGGACTCAACTTAACGAACTAAAACAAGGAGACGTCGTCTCAATAGCCATAAACCGTGACCGCTCACTCGTTGTTTTCCCCGGCGCAAAAAAAGAAAGGGAAACAGGCAAAATAACCCTTCACGTAGAACCAGACGAGAAAGATATTTTCGTGATACGCAGCATAATCGCCTGTTACTTAAACGGCTATTCAACAATAAAGTTAGTCTCAACCAAATTTTTCACTGTAGCCCAACAAAAAGCCATTCGCGGAATAGTTCAGATGCTTTACATGCGCATCATGGAAGCTGACACGAAAGAGATGCAAATCGCAACGCTAATAGACGAGTCCAAAGCGTCAATCCAAGCTGGAATCACCAGAATGTACAAGATATCCAGCTCCATGTGCCGCGACGCCTTCACAGCCCTAAAAAATCAAGATGCAGCACTTGCAAAATCGGTTTTCACACTTGACGATGAAGTTGACCACTTCTCCTTCTTCCTACTGCGTCTACTTCGCAGAGCAGCAGTCGACTCCACATTAGCTAATCAACTTGACCTTGAACCCATCGACTGCCTCGACTATCAAACTCTCGTACACCGCATTGAACAAGTTGCAGACCAAGCTGCTAACATAGCTAAACACCTCATAATGCTTGAAGGAAGAAGAAAGAAAGTTTCCGAGCAGCTTTTGGAGAAAATGTACGCTGCAGGTTGCGATGCTCTGGTTTCTTACGACAAAGCTGTAAACGCCTTGCTCACGAATGATGTGAAGTGTTCTGACGAAATCATTGAAAGTCAAGCAAAAATAGAAAAATTAGACCAAGACATAGCGGCTTTGGCTTTTTCGAAAGAGAAAAGCACTGAGGTTATTTGTGCTTGTTGTTCTTTACGGGATAGCATTCGGCGAATAGCAGAGTTTGCGGCGGATATTGCTGAAATTACTATTAACCGCTCTTACAAGCCATCTTTTTGA
- a CDS encoding nucleoside monophosphate kinase, giving the protein MKALIFGAPGSGKGTYASRLQSKLGVDVIAMGDIFREIMKEDTSLGRKVKGYVEKGLLVPDDVVIEVLKNRLAKAQSAKGFILDGFPRTIEQAKALEKIVKIDVVIQLTVPDWIIIERLSTRRICKNCGEVYNLRYLKPKKDMICDKCGGPLYQRPDDTPDVIKNRIDVYERQTQPILQYYREKKVPFVEFKCEKIDLPPDVAVEEILKGLKELKMV; this is encoded by the coding sequence TTGAAGGCGTTGATTTTCGGCGCGCCAGGTTCTGGTAAGGGAACGTATGCTTCGCGGCTGCAATCTAAGCTTGGTGTTGATGTTATTGCTATGGGCGACATTTTTCGGGAGATAATGAAGGAAGATACTTCTTTGGGCAGGAAGGTGAAGGGATACGTTGAGAAGGGTTTGCTGGTTCCGGATGATGTCGTAATTGAAGTTTTGAAAAATCGCTTAGCAAAGGCGCAGTCAGCGAAAGGCTTCATTTTGGATGGTTTTCCACGCACTATTGAGCAAGCGAAAGCGTTGGAGAAAATTGTGAAGATAGATGTTGTTATTCAATTGACTGTGCCAGACTGGATAATTATTGAGCGCTTGTCCACGCGGAGAATTTGCAAGAACTGCGGCGAAGTCTACAACTTACGCTATTTAAAACCAAAAAAGGACATGATATGCGACAAATGTGGTGGACCACTCTATCAGCGTCCAGATGACACGCCGGATGTGATTAAGAACCGAATTGACGTTTACGAGCGACAAACTCAACCGATTCTGCAGTATTATAGAGAAAAGAAAGTTCCTTTTGTGGAGTTTAAATGTGAGAAGATTGATTTGCCGCCTGACGTAGCTGTGGAAGAAATTCTGAAAGGCTTGAAGGAGTTGAAGATGGTTTAG
- a CDS encoding ATP-grasp domain-containing protein has translation MQETEIQNLLVIGIDTVAIAKSATRAGYKVYVVDFFGDLDLKRVCVSCKSIVKQKRGKSYGKIESKLKSEAFLKIAKAWLKEHKIDAILLSSGLDDDFEVLNDLNDIAPILGNSPKIIKKVRERHCFFEELKRLGIEHPVTTIVKNAYEARNAAEKMGYPVVFKPVKGFGGANIRTVQDSGEVERVFNQTSNASEYVLVQKFIDGIHASVSFIANGDDVKLLTLNEQLLGLRFLSQEEPFGYCGNIVPLKCSSRVIERCEHIAEKVALRFGLKGLNGIDLVISKDGNLCVVEVNPRFQGTFECIEKVLGINLVESHINACLHGSLPTIKEQASIYCTRLILYAPRRIAVPDLTVFPEIRDIPFPETIIEKGEPLCSIITEGKTRDVSFQKAKKLAKSIYSLLHPA, from the coding sequence TTGCAAGAAACTGAAATTCAAAATTTATTGGTAATCGGAATCGACACAGTTGCCATCGCTAAATCTGCAACAAGAGCAGGCTACAAAGTTTATGTAGTGGACTTTTTTGGTGATTTAGACCTCAAGCGAGTATGCGTGTCTTGTAAGTCAATAGTTAAACAGAAACGTGGAAAAAGCTACGGCAAAATAGAATCCAAGTTGAAATCTGAGGCTTTTTTAAAGATAGCGAAGGCGTGGCTTAAAGAGCATAAAATAGATGCGATTCTGCTTTCTTCCGGCTTAGATGATGATTTTGAAGTGTTAAATGATTTAAACGATATTGCTCCAATCTTGGGCAACTCGCCGAAAATCATTAAGAAAGTTAGAGAAAGACACTGCTTTTTCGAAGAACTCAAGCGTTTAGGCATCGAACATCCAGTGACAACTATTGTTAAAAATGCTTACGAGGCAAGAAATGCAGCTGAAAAAATGGGATATCCAGTTGTGTTTAAACCTGTCAAAGGTTTTGGAGGAGCTAACATAAGAACTGTGCAAGATTCTGGAGAGGTAGAAAGAGTATTTAATCAAACCTCAAACGCTAGTGAGTATGTTTTGGTTCAGAAATTTATTGATGGCATCCATGCAAGCGTGTCTTTCATAGCAAATGGTGATGATGTTAAGCTTCTGACACTGAATGAGCAGTTATTGGGATTACGTTTTCTTAGTCAAGAAGAACCTTTTGGATATTGTGGAAATATTGTCCCGTTAAAATGTTCTAGTAGAGTTATTGAAAGATGCGAGCATATCGCCGAGAAAGTCGCTTTACGCTTTGGTCTTAAGGGTTTAAACGGCATTGACTTGGTAATTTCTAAAGATGGCAATCTATGCGTGGTAGAGGTGAATCCTAGATTTCAGGGAACCTTTGAATGTATTGAAAAAGTTTTAGGAATTAATTTGGTGGAGTCACACATTAATGCATGCTTACATGGTTCTCTCCCCACCATAAAAGAGCAAGCCTCAATCTATTGCACACGATTAATTTTATACGCGCCTAGACGCATCGCTGTCCCCGATTTGACAGTGTTTCCTGAAATTCGAGATATACCATTTCCAGAAACCATAATCGAGAAAGGAGAACCCTTATGTTCAATCATCACAGAGGGAAAAACGCGTGATGTCTCATTTCAGAAAGCCAAAAAACTAGCCAAATCGATTTACAGTTTGCTCCATCCAGCTTAA
- a CDS encoding C_GCAxxG_C_C family protein — protein sequence MTSKSMLGEKAVKHFLDGYNCAQSVLLTIFEHWNIRNDLVPKIATGFGGGMGRCGSVCGALVGGVMAIGVKYGTDEPSLEKRLKAYGLANELYKKFEKQHGSVLCRELIGYNLSNPKELRRAQQSKVFEKKCTIFVRTVIGNLMELDKYAK from the coding sequence ATGACTAGCAAAAGCATGCTAGGTGAAAAGGCAGTAAAACATTTTCTTGACGGATACAACTGTGCTCAAAGTGTCTTGTTAACAATTTTTGAGCATTGGAACATTAGGAATGATTTAGTTCCGAAAATTGCCACGGGTTTCGGCGGAGGAATGGGAAGATGCGGTTCTGTCTGCGGAGCATTAGTGGGTGGTGTAATGGCTATAGGCGTTAAATATGGCACAGATGAACCATCACTTGAAAAGAGACTAAAAGCCTACGGGCTCGCGAATGAACTTTACAAAAAATTTGAGAAGCAACATGGAAGTGTTCTATGTCGAGAATTAATCGGATATAACTTATCCAATCCTAAAGAATTGAGAAGAGCTCAGCAATCCAAAGTTTTCGAGAAGAAGTGTACCATTTTTGTAAGAACCGTGATAGGAAACCTGATGGAACTTGACAAGTACGCAAAATAA
- the fhcD gene encoding formylmethanofuran--tetrahydromethanopterin N-formyltransferase — protein sequence MTEEKFIYKAENGNTCEIVDTFAEMFPLWAGRVLITADNEKWALTAAAVATGFATSVIMSPAEASLEGVVSADKTPDNRVGALIQIYNRNRFDLKNQMITRIGQCIMTCPTTSAFDALPNAKRKLKVGRAIRLFGDGFQRKGLVGNRKVWKIPVMEGDFIVEDTFGVVEAVAGGNFLIMAKDKLSGLKAAEEAVNAIKAKASEVIMPFPGGICRSGSKAGSLKYKLKASTNHPFCPGLRTVVPDSQLSEGVNCVYEIVVNGLTVDAVKKAMSAGVKAAASVLGVVRISAGNYGGKLGPYKAFLKEVIGLP from the coding sequence ATGACCGAAGAAAAATTCATTTACAAAGCAGAAAACGGAAACACGTGCGAAATTGTAGACACCTTTGCTGAGATGTTTCCATTATGGGCTGGACGCGTATTAATAACGGCTGACAATGAAAAATGGGCTTTGACAGCTGCAGCAGTTGCAACAGGCTTTGCAACAAGCGTAATCATGTCACCAGCTGAAGCAAGTTTGGAAGGCGTTGTCTCAGCAGACAAAACCCCCGACAACCGCGTAGGCGCTTTAATCCAGATATATAACCGCAATAGGTTCGACTTGAAAAACCAGATGATAACGCGAATAGGACAATGCATAATGACTTGTCCAACCACCTCAGCCTTTGACGCCTTACCTAATGCTAAAAGGAAACTGAAAGTTGGCAGAGCCATACGATTGTTCGGCGATGGTTTCCAAAGAAAAGGTTTGGTTGGCAACAGAAAAGTTTGGAAAATTCCAGTCATGGAAGGAGACTTCATAGTTGAAGACACTTTCGGAGTCGTAGAAGCCGTTGCCGGTGGAAACTTCCTAATCATGGCTAAAGACAAACTAAGTGGACTAAAAGCGGCGGAAGAAGCAGTAAACGCAATCAAAGCCAAAGCAAGTGAAGTAATAATGCCTTTTCCCGGTGGAATCTGCCGTTCAGGCTCTAAGGCGGGTTCTTTAAAATACAAGCTTAAAGCATCAACTAACCATCCATTCTGTCCCGGATTAAGAACCGTTGTGCCGGATTCTCAGCTTTCAGAAGGCGTAAATTGCGTTTACGAAATTGTTGTTAATGGTTTGACAGTGGATGCTGTAAAAAAGGCTATGAGCGCAGGAGTGAAAGCTGCAGCAAGCGTGCTAGGCGTTGTAAGAATTTCAGCAGGCAACTATGGCGGAAAGCTTGGTCCATACAAGGCATTTTTGAAGGAAGTTATCGGATTACCCTAA
- a CDS encoding M42 family metallopeptidase — MVLAEILEKLSNACGVAGREEEVRNLMKKFMKPHVDEIKEDKLGNVIGIRKGKKNAPKVMLAGHMDEIGLLVKTISKEGFLQFTKIGGIDDRILLGQKVIVYAEKGPLHGIIGSKPPHIQKEEERKRVITCDELFIDIGAGSQEEVKKMGVRIGDPVGFDIKFAKIGKNIVIGKAFDDRVGCAVMAEAIERLEKTECTVYAVGTVQEEVGLRGATTAAFGICPDVGIALDVTIAGDVPGVKEVEAPVKLGRGPALTVADYGLITHPKVLRLLIDSAEESKIPYQLETGLPGSTDAARISLTREGVPSGVISVPTRYIHSPASLLSLDDAEKAVKLLVAAIKKIPKYF, encoded by the coding sequence ATGGTGCTTGCTGAAATTTTAGAGAAACTCTCTAATGCTTGTGGCGTTGCAGGTAGAGAGGAAGAAGTTAGAAATTTAATGAAGAAGTTCATGAAGCCCCACGTGGACGAGATTAAAGAAGACAAGCTTGGAAACGTTATCGGAATCAGAAAGGGAAAGAAAAACGCGCCTAAAGTGATGCTTGCGGGACACATGGACGAAATAGGATTACTAGTGAAAACAATTTCGAAAGAAGGCTTCCTGCAGTTCACAAAAATTGGCGGAATAGACGACAGAATCCTTCTCGGTCAGAAAGTCATAGTGTACGCGGAAAAAGGTCCTTTGCATGGGATAATTGGTTCGAAACCGCCGCATATACAGAAAGAAGAAGAACGCAAGAGGGTAATAACTTGCGATGAACTGTTCATAGACATCGGAGCTGGAAGTCAAGAAGAAGTCAAAAAAATGGGCGTGAGAATCGGAGACCCAGTCGGCTTTGACATTAAATTCGCCAAGATTGGAAAAAACATTGTCATCGGCAAGGCTTTTGATGACCGTGTTGGATGCGCTGTTATGGCTGAAGCGATTGAACGTTTGGAAAAAACGGAATGTACAGTGTATGCGGTTGGCACGGTGCAAGAAGAGGTTGGATTGAGAGGAGCGACAACCGCTGCGTTTGGCATATGCCCAGATGTCGGCATTGCACTTGACGTAACCATTGCCGGAGATGTTCCTGGCGTAAAGGAAGTTGAGGCGCCTGTAAAACTGGGAAGAGGTCCAGCATTGACTGTTGCTGATTATGGATTGATTACTCATCCTAAGGTTTTGCGGTTGTTGATTGATTCTGCTGAAGAAAGCAAGATTCCGTATCAGCTTGAAACGGGGTTGCCAGGGTCAACTGATGCGGCACGTATATCTTTGACTCGAGAAGGTGTGCCAAGCGGTGTTATATCGGTGCCAACGCGTTACATTCATAGTCCAGCTTCGCTTTTGAGTCTTGATGATGCTGAAAAAGCTGTGAAACTTTTGGTTGCGGCAATTAAGAAGATTCCAAAATACTTCTAA